In Saccharothrix violaceirubra, the following are encoded in one genomic region:
- a CDS encoding LamG domain-containing protein, translating into MRKLVLVVAVVVAAIAYLGVEPTSGAFNAKVTNSNNTVTSLAHTCTAVALADNPTRFYELNETTGTVAYDGSPTAANGTYQGGRQVQDAVEYPCLRETQPYAVLDNTHYVSTTGTITLSASTSSSHEAWFRTHDDLGGVISGIGDLATGASTKKDNMILLTSNGTIAFVTNNPSPYEIVTPFAYNDGAWHHVVGVHDATYGIRLYLDGQLIVQLAGAHPQSMTGYMRIGYDNTSGYANGFGSNQTTAHFRGNLAFMAYYPYALSAARISAHYAAGGQ; encoded by the coding sequence ATGAGGAAGCTCGTGCTCGTGGTGGCGGTCGTCGTCGCGGCGATCGCGTACCTCGGCGTGGAACCGACCAGCGGCGCGTTCAACGCCAAGGTGACCAACTCCAACAACACGGTGACGTCTCTGGCGCACACGTGCACCGCGGTCGCGCTGGCCGACAACCCGACCCGGTTCTACGAACTCAACGAGACCACCGGCACGGTCGCCTACGACGGGTCGCCGACCGCCGCGAACGGCACCTACCAGGGCGGCCGGCAGGTCCAGGACGCCGTGGAGTACCCGTGCCTGCGGGAGACCCAGCCGTACGCCGTGCTCGACAACACGCACTACGTCTCGACCACGGGCACGATCACGCTCAGCGCGTCGACGTCGTCGAGCCACGAGGCGTGGTTCCGCACGCACGACGACCTCGGCGGCGTGATCAGCGGGATCGGCGACCTGGCGACGGGCGCGTCGACCAAGAAGGACAACATGATCCTTCTGACGTCGAACGGCACCATCGCGTTCGTGACCAACAACCCCAGCCCGTACGAGATCGTCACGCCGTTCGCGTACAACGACGGCGCCTGGCACCACGTGGTCGGCGTGCACGACGCCACGTACGGCATCCGGTTGTACCTCGACGGGCAGTTGATCGTGCAACTCGCCGGCGCCCACCCGCAGAGCATGACCGGATATATGCGGATCGGGTACGACAACACCTCGGGTTACGCCAACGGTTTCGGCTCGAACCAGACCACGGCGCACTTCCGGGGCAACCTGGCGTTCATGGCCTACTACCCGTACGCGCTGTCGGCCGCCCGGATCTCGGCGCACTACGCGGCCGGCGGTCAGTGA
- a CDS encoding NACHT domain-containing protein yields the protein MASIGGVLWLLFSASDRSVVGTVIQAVSAVLVPGSALGVWMLRRRVPRTPDLDAAGDGLAVAVRARWERTATELRLIYPTRISVRWSWSDRTAGGSRIDAVGSPVTPSRVAVLPGARPVGPLQVEDGDLGGLFDVFAGLDSGRILLIGAAGAGKTSAAILLLLEVLRHRDGTADRHRVPIPVLLGLADWNAARHRLVDWAAARLELEYPFLVASEYGRGTARRLIESGRVVLFLDGLDDLPERLRPVAVRALDLQATGRVVLLSRSAELVQAVAEGGHVAGAAVLELLPVTGDRAAAYLELCRVDPPPPGWRRLVDHVRRHDDAVTRALDTPLMLSLVRDAYRPGDDMADLFPTGGFADRTEVEHHLLERFLAVAYAPSPGQPAPRYGLDQATRWLGCVAAQMNEDNSPELSWWTVHRWRPRWIRVVATGLSVTFVLGIVLGAIVAGRTDAALLSYATVFALVLGAVYARGVGQPRQWSRPLRPELFSRENFKAASLFSVTTFLMLSMTLSVWLGRDYGIMAGLLCGLAVGLTSFLFYSIARPSVDQFSPIPPATCWYREIRYRIAFGLAVGVLGGAMMTLAELITSDEGVDDVTASLLGQLAGTVPYGLVFGVVSSKTWVAFLVFCQLRVEGAGPLRMIDFLEDACARGVLRTVGPFYQFRHARLQDLLAASWHERGDR from the coding sequence GTGGCCTCGATCGGGGGCGTGCTGTGGCTGCTCTTCTCCGCGAGCGACCGGAGCGTCGTCGGCACGGTCATCCAGGCGGTCTCGGCGGTGCTGGTCCCCGGGTCGGCGTTGGGGGTGTGGATGCTGCGACGGCGTGTGCCGCGCACTCCCGATCTCGACGCGGCCGGGGACGGGTTGGCCGTCGCCGTACGGGCCCGGTGGGAACGCACCGCCACTGAACTCCGGCTGATCTACCCGACCCGCATTTCGGTGCGCTGGTCGTGGTCGGACAGGACGGCGGGAGGCTCGCGGATCGATGCCGTCGGGTCACCCGTCACGCCGTCGCGGGTCGCCGTGCTCCCGGGTGCGCGGCCCGTCGGCCCGCTCCAGGTCGAGGACGGCGACCTCGGCGGCCTGTTCGACGTGTTCGCCGGCCTCGACTCCGGCCGGATCCTGCTGATCGGCGCGGCGGGCGCGGGCAAGACCAGTGCGGCGATCCTGCTGCTGCTGGAGGTGCTCCGACACCGCGACGGCACGGCCGACCGGCACCGGGTGCCGATTCCCGTGCTGCTGGGACTCGCGGACTGGAACGCGGCCCGACACCGGCTGGTCGACTGGGCAGCGGCCCGCCTGGAACTGGAGTACCCGTTCCTGGTCGCCTCCGAGTACGGCCGCGGCACCGCCCGGAGACTGATCGAGAGCGGCCGGGTGGTGTTGTTCCTGGACGGCCTCGACGACCTGCCGGAACGCCTGCGCCCGGTCGCCGTGCGGGCGCTGGACCTACAGGCCACCGGACGCGTCGTGCTGCTCAGTCGAAGCGCGGAGTTGGTCCAGGCCGTGGCCGAAGGCGGCCACGTCGCCGGTGCGGCGGTCCTCGAACTGCTGCCGGTGACCGGGGACCGGGCCGCCGCCTACCTGGAACTGTGCCGCGTCGATCCGCCACCGCCAGGCTGGCGCAGGCTCGTCGACCACGTGCGGCGCCACGACGACGCGGTCACCCGGGCACTGGACACGCCGCTGATGCTCAGCCTGGTGCGGGACGCCTACCGGCCGGGCGACGACATGGCCGACCTGTTCCCGACCGGCGGGTTCGCGGATCGCACGGAGGTGGAACACCACCTGCTCGAACGCTTTCTCGCCGTGGCGTACGCCCCCTCCCCCGGACAGCCCGCGCCCCGGTACGGACTCGACCAGGCGACCAGGTGGCTCGGGTGCGTCGCGGCGCAGATGAACGAGGACAACAGCCCGGAACTCTCGTGGTGGACCGTCCACCGATGGCGCCCGAGGTGGATACGCGTCGTCGCCACCGGGTTGAGCGTGACGTTCGTGCTGGGCATCGTGCTCGGCGCGATCGTCGCCGGTCGTACCGATGCCGCCCTGCTGAGCTACGCCACGGTGTTCGCCCTGGTGCTGGGGGCGGTCTACGCGCGAGGGGTCGGGCAGCCGCGCCAGTGGTCCAGGCCGCTGCGACCGGAGCTGTTCTCCCGGGAGAACTTCAAGGCGGCCTCCCTGTTCTCCGTGACGACCTTCCTGATGCTCTCGATGACGTTGTCCGTCTGGCTCGGCCGCGATTACGGGATCATGGCCGGTCTGCTGTGCGGGCTCGCCGTCGGCCTGACGAGCTTCCTGTTCTACTCGATCGCCCGGCCGTCGGTCGACCAGTTCAGTCCGATACCGCCGGCGACGTGCTGGTACCGGGAGATCAGGTACCGGATCGCGTTCGGCTTGGCCGTCGGCGTCCTGGGCGGGGCGATGATGACACTCGCCGAACTCATCACGTCCGACGAAGGCGTGGACGACGTCACGGCGAGCCTGCTGGGCCAGCTCGCCGGGACGGTGCCCTACGGCCTCGTCTTCGGCGTGGTGTCCTCGAAGACCTGGGTGGCATTCCTCGTGTTCTGCCAGCTCCGGGTCGAGGGCGCGGGCCCGCTGCGGATGATCGATTTCCTGGAGGACGCCTGCGCACGGGGCGTGCTGCGGACGGTCGGCCCCTTCTACCAGTTCCGCCACGCGCGCCTCCAGGACCTGCTGGCGGCGTCATGGCACGAGCGCGGAGACCGGTAG
- a CDS encoding AraC family transcriptional regulator, whose translation MRERPVFETLLAGVRVEAGRFARVELRAPWGARVGPRDVVALHHVLDGELWLDAGDHHAHVRAGDLVVVPPGTGHALRHRPGAAVTAVHDAPSVDALSVRRVFGGDGPRTVVLCAELTLRGATRSALLRALPTVVHLREPHLDHLLAELRHEIRERRAGASVLAARLVELVLLRGIRAELERPAETGTWRAALTDERIGRALDAVHREPGRAWTVAGLAEVAGMGRAAFAVRFRDLVGDTPVAYLTAWRMDVAREHLVDRPEWTIGRVAASVGYGSEYAFSTAFRRVVGVPPGRYRTESV comes from the coding sequence ATGCGCGAGCGTCCGGTGTTCGAGACCCTGCTGGCCGGCGTCCGGGTCGAAGCGGGCAGGTTCGCACGGGTCGAGCTGCGGGCGCCGTGGGGTGCGCGGGTCGGGCCGCGCGACGTCGTGGCCCTGCACCACGTGCTCGACGGCGAACTCTGGCTCGACGCGGGCGACCACCACGCGCACGTGCGCGCCGGGGACCTCGTCGTGGTGCCGCCCGGGACCGGGCACGCCCTGCGCCACCGGCCCGGCGCGGCGGTGACGGCGGTTCACGACGCGCCCTCGGTCGACGCGCTGTCGGTGCGGCGGGTGTTCGGCGGCGACGGGCCGCGCACGGTCGTGCTCTGCGCGGAACTGACCCTGCGCGGCGCCACGCGGTCGGCGTTGCTGCGCGCCTTGCCGACGGTCGTGCACCTGCGCGAACCGCACCTGGACCACCTGCTCGCCGAGTTGCGGCACGAGATCCGCGAACGCCGCGCGGGCGCGTCGGTCCTCGCGGCGCGGCTCGTGGAACTGGTGCTGCTGCGCGGGATCCGGGCCGAACTGGAACGCCCGGCCGAGACCGGCACGTGGCGTGCCGCGCTGACCGACGAGCGGATCGGCCGGGCGCTCGACGCCGTGCACCGCGAGCCGGGTCGGGCGTGGACGGTCGCGGGTCTGGCCGAGGTGGCGGGGATGGGCCGCGCGGCGTTCGCCGTGCGGTTCCGCGACCTGGTGGGCGACACACCGGTGGCCTACCTGACCGCGTGGCGCATGGACGTGGCCCGGGAGCACCTCGTGGACCGTCCGGAGTGGACGATCGGCCGGGTGGCGGCGTCCGTCGGCTACGGCAGCGAGTACGCGTTCAGCACGGCGTTCCGGCGTGTGGTCGGCGTACCGCCCGGCCGCTACCGCACCGAGAGCGTCTGA
- a CDS encoding ArsR/SmtB family transcription factor has protein sequence MDEVFRALADPSRRALLDRLNARSGLTLRQLCDGLDMTRQSVSKHLAVLAAANLVTTRWRGREKLHHLNAEPINAIADRWIGRYDRARVHALADLKLALEQEPMGANRFVYTTYITTTPERLWQALTDPAFTGRYWGATFTTDWTPGASMTWHENGVAIKDPEQVVLESDPFHRLSYTWHALTDEWTASHGFDPDVVARMSAEPRSKVTFELEELGARVKLTVVHDGFEPGSEILAGISEGWPMIVSALKTLLETGDLGA, from the coding sequence ATGGACGAGGTGTTCCGCGCACTGGCCGATCCGAGCCGACGCGCGTTGCTGGACCGGCTCAACGCGCGCAGCGGCCTGACCCTGCGCCAACTGTGCGACGGCCTGGACATGACCCGGCAGTCGGTGAGCAAGCACCTCGCGGTGCTGGCGGCGGCGAACCTGGTCACGACCCGGTGGCGCGGCCGGGAGAAGCTGCACCACCTGAACGCCGAGCCGATCAACGCCATCGCGGACCGCTGGATCGGGCGGTACGACCGGGCGCGGGTACACGCGCTCGCCGATCTGAAACTGGCATTGGAGCAGGAACCGATGGGCGCGAACCGATTCGTCTACACGACCTACATCACCACGACGCCGGAACGCCTCTGGCAGGCGTTGACCGACCCGGCGTTCACCGGGCGGTACTGGGGCGCCACCTTCACCACGGACTGGACGCCGGGCGCGTCCATGACCTGGCACGAGAACGGCGTCGCGATCAAGGACCCCGAACAGGTCGTCCTGGAGTCCGACCCCTTCCACCGGCTGTCGTACACCTGGCACGCGCTGACCGACGAGTGGACGGCCTCGCACGGGTTCGACCCGGACGTCGTCGCGCGCATGTCCGCCGAACCGCGCTCGAAGGTGACCTTCGAGTTGGAGGAACTGGGCGCGCGGGTCAAACTGACCGTCGTGCACGACGGGTTCGAGCCGGGCAGCGAGATCCTGGCGGGGATCTCCGAGGGCTGGCCCATGATCGTCTCCGCGCTCAAGACGCTGCTGGAGACCGGCGATCTCGGAGCGTGA
- a CDS encoding signal peptidase I, with protein MLRIALLAVVLLCLAVALGWRLTGGRWLSVDSGSMGETAPVGTLVLTRPTTVAEVAVGDVVSFYPTAASKIAYTHRVVEIRDGKLITRGDINGADDPWRTGDENLVGLVVARWWGVAWLVKSLPFLLVGGFTVWLLTRWTGRWRTPLRLILYPLVVCVAIVVLRPLVGVILLGTFTEGDVTRAQLVSSGVLPVRATTPDGVFTDLRAGQVGELTASASKYGDGGNVPIEVNPHMPWTWWTLCLVLCAIPLLVSFFVRPRAVR; from the coding sequence GTGCTGCGCATCGCGCTCCTCGCCGTGGTCCTGCTCTGCCTGGCCGTCGCCCTCGGCTGGCGGCTGACCGGCGGCCGGTGGCTGTCGGTCGACTCGGGCTCGATGGGCGAGACCGCGCCGGTCGGCACGCTCGTGCTGACCAGGCCGACGACGGTCGCCGAGGTCGCGGTCGGCGACGTCGTCTCGTTCTACCCGACGGCCGCGAGCAAGATCGCCTACACCCACCGGGTCGTGGAGATCCGCGACGGCAAGCTGATCACGCGCGGTGACATCAACGGCGCCGACGACCCGTGGCGCACCGGGGACGAGAACCTGGTCGGCCTGGTGGTCGCGCGCTGGTGGGGCGTGGCCTGGCTGGTCAAATCCCTGCCGTTCCTGCTGGTCGGCGGGTTCACGGTGTGGTTGCTGACCCGCTGGACGGGCCGCTGGCGCACGCCACTGCGGCTCATCCTCTACCCGCTCGTGGTGTGCGTGGCGATCGTCGTGCTGCGCCCCCTGGTCGGGGTCATCCTGCTCGGCACGTTCACCGAGGGCGACGTGACCCGCGCGCAGCTCGTGTCGTCGGGCGTGCTGCCGGTCCGCGCGACCACCCCGGACGGCGTGTTCACGGACCTGCGCGCCGGGCAGGTGGGCGAGCTGACCGCGTCGGCGTCGAAGTACGGCGACGGCGGCAACGTGCCCATCGAGGTGAACCCGCACATGCCGTGGACCTGGTGGACGTTGTGCCTGGTGCTGTGTGCGATACCGCTGCTGGTGTCGTTCTTCGTCCGGCCGAGGGCGGTGCGATGA